Proteins encoded within one genomic window of Saccharopolyspora pogona:
- a CDS encoding site-specific integrase: MIASEGQPRDLAGLAVPSAGSLMETGDVWEPSRLLDPHGAVLVPVAEFLKDLRACGRAVSTQRSYTMALLRWFRFLWAVGVSWDQATQVEARDFCCWIQFVDKPVGSHGHRFGRSADAVVAESGVVQGNRTR, from the coding sequence ATGATCGCGTCCGAGGGACAGCCGAGGGATCTGGCGGGGTTGGCCGTGCCGTCGGCGGGCTCGTTGATGGAGACCGGCGATGTGTGGGAGCCGTCGCGGCTGCTTGATCCGCATGGTGCGGTGTTGGTGCCGGTTGCGGAGTTCCTGAAGGATCTGCGGGCATGTGGGCGGGCGGTGAGCACGCAGCGGTCCTATACGATGGCTTTGCTGCGGTGGTTCCGGTTCTTGTGGGCGGTGGGAGTGTCCTGGGATCAAGCGACCCAGGTTGAGGCCCGCGATTTCTGTTGCTGGATCCAGTTCGTCGATAAACCGGTGGGTTCCCACGGGCATCGGTTCGGTCGGTCGGCGGATGCTGTCGTGGCGGAATCCGGTGTGGTGCAAGGGAACCGAACTCGGTGA
- a CDS encoding tyrosine-type recombinase/integrase, protein MAGTLGKLFWADLEQHHPGIDSLRLAPEVAASWKQRILTRESGLGTLATVRAFYLDIAQWAMEDPARWGPWAAVCPIRDEDMSRKKAHRQRKSRMDQRTRERLPVLPGLVTAVNTERRAVAELLQAAQATEPGEVFTAAGQTLRRRMLARPDGAARIWAEDPESDVRRDLSFEKRQAFCAWAAVEVLRHTGLRIEELCELSHHSFVQYTVPSTGELIPLLHIAPSKTDAERLLVISPELADVLSAIICRIRQPAGSVPPVAAYDYHEKVWNPPMPLLFQRHYGGERRPIAPPAIRRLLNHALAKTGFTDASGQPLRFLPHDFRRIFITDAVMNGMPPHIAQLVVGHRDINTTMGYKAVYPEEVINGHRAFIARRRQLRPSEEYRAPTDAEWEEFLGRFEHRKVAMGTCGRAYNTPCIHEHSSLRCSLLRPEPTQRHRLVEVRDNLLARIDEAQHEGWLGEVEGLKISLAGAKQKLSQLDDFTTRAATVHLGMPHFSHLVGRALSTDTKSP, encoded by the coding sequence TTGGCGGGCACGCTGGGCAAACTGTTCTGGGCCGATCTGGAACAGCACCATCCCGGTATCGACTCGCTGCGGCTTGCCCCGGAGGTCGCCGCGAGCTGGAAACAACGCATCCTCACCCGCGAATCCGGCCTGGGCACGTTGGCCACTGTCCGGGCGTTCTATCTCGACATCGCCCAGTGGGCCATGGAGGACCCGGCCCGGTGGGGTCCGTGGGCGGCCGTCTGCCCGATCCGGGATGAGGACATGTCCCGCAAAAAAGCGCACAGGCAGCGCAAATCGCGGATGGACCAGCGCACCCGCGAACGTCTGCCGGTGCTGCCTGGACTGGTCACCGCGGTGAACACCGAACGTCGCGCCGTCGCCGAACTCCTCCAGGCCGCCCAGGCCACCGAGCCCGGCGAGGTGTTCACCGCGGCCGGGCAGACCCTGCGGCGTCGCATGCTCGCTCGTCCGGACGGCGCTGCCAGAATCTGGGCTGAGGACCCGGAATCCGATGTCCGCCGGGACCTCAGTTTTGAAAAACGCCAAGCATTTTGCGCCTGGGCAGCGGTCGAAGTGCTGCGGCACACCGGTTTGCGCATCGAGGAACTCTGCGAGCTGTCCCACCACAGCTTCGTGCAATACACCGTGCCCAGCACTGGTGAGCTGATTCCCTTGCTGCACATCGCCCCGTCCAAGACCGACGCGGAACGCCTGCTGGTCATCAGCCCTGAACTCGCCGACGTGCTCTCAGCGATCATCTGCCGCATCCGCCAACCAGCAGGATCGGTTCCGCCGGTGGCCGCCTACGACTACCACGAAAAGGTCTGGAACCCGCCGATGCCACTGCTGTTTCAGCGGCACTACGGCGGCGAACGCCGCCCCATCGCCCCGCCGGCCATCCGCCGACTGCTCAACCACGCACTGGCCAAGACCGGTTTCACCGACGCCAGCGGCCAGCCGCTGCGGTTCCTCCCGCACGATTTCCGCCGGATCTTCATCACCGACGCCGTCATGAACGGCATGCCGCCACACATCGCTCAACTGGTGGTCGGTCACCGTGACATCAACACGACCATGGGCTACAAGGCCGTCTATCCCGAAGAAGTGATCAACGGCCACCGGGCGTTCATCGCCCGCCGTCGGCAGCTACGTCCCAGCGAAGAATACCGGGCCCCCACCGACGCGGAATGGGAGGAATTCCTCGGCCGTTTCGAACACCGCAAAGTCGCGATGGGAACCTGCGGACGCGCCTACAACACGCCCTGCATCCATGAACACTCCTCCCTGCGATGCTCACTCCTCCGGCCCGAACCCACACAACGCCACCGTCTCGTCGAAGTCCGCGACAACCTGCTTGCCCGCATCGACGAAGCCCAGCACGAAGGCTGGCTCGGTGAAGTCGAAGGACTCAAAATCAGCCTCGCCGGAGCCAAACAAAAACTCTCCCAACTCGACGACTTCACCACACGAGCCGCCACCGTCCACCTCGGCATGCCCCACTTCTCACACCTGGTCGGCCGTGCGCTCTCCACCGACACGAAATCCCCGTGA
- a CDS encoding helix-turn-helix domain-containing protein: protein MSAAHFSPEEIPNRLLYPIKEAMVLLSMSRSTIYEQLRAGRLRSVTQGASRLIPASALNEYVSLLEKEAQEAASAEAA from the coding sequence ATGTCTGCTGCTCACTTCAGCCCGGAGGAAATTCCGAACAGACTGCTGTACCCGATCAAGGAAGCGATGGTCTTGCTCTCGATGAGCCGCTCGACCATCTACGAACAGCTCCGCGCCGGCCGGTTGCGATCAGTCACCCAAGGCGCCTCCCGGCTCATCCCGGCATCCGCACTCAACGAGTACGTGTCACTTCTCGAAAAGGAAGCACAGGAGGCCGCCAGTGCCGAAGCGGCGTAG
- a CDS encoding site-specific integrase, with translation MDRHSQSRFRRPRQADLKKGSGKTKTEAKDKLKEILRDHEDGLSSGPENYTVAHALANWIEYGLNGRERGTVETYRYQIDGHIVPFLGKQKLRALTADDVDKWLAGRARVLSTRTLRMLHSILNRAVRHAQARDKVKRNVVGLCDVPTGREGRPSKAFTLEQAEAVLKAAGKSRLHAYIVLSILIGARTEELRALTWDLVDLDGSQTAEPPVPRSIAVWRSVRAKGETKTKKSRRTLAMPMRCVVALRAHRLRQRRDKQLAGERWQEHNLVFASLAGTPLDAHNVRRAFRKVIREADCGLTPTDWTPREMRHSFVSLLSDSGVRVEDIARLVGHSGTTVTETVYRKQIRPVIIEGAQAMDQIFARSNRESQSRS, from the coding sequence GTGGATCGCCACAGCCAGTCTCGGTTTCGACGGCCGCGGCAAGCGGATCTCAAAAAGGGCAGCGGCAAGACGAAGACCGAAGCGAAGGACAAGCTCAAGGAGATCCTGCGGGATCACGAAGACGGTCTGTCGTCGGGTCCTGAGAACTACACGGTCGCCCATGCTCTCGCCAACTGGATCGAATACGGGCTCAACGGCCGGGAACGCGGAACGGTCGAGACCTACCGCTACCAGATCGATGGTCACATCGTTCCGTTCCTGGGAAAGCAAAAGCTACGTGCGCTCACCGCAGACGATGTCGATAAGTGGCTTGCAGGTCGTGCGAGAGTGCTCAGTACCCGCACGCTGCGGATGCTGCACTCTATCCTGAACCGGGCCGTTCGACATGCGCAGGCTCGCGACAAGGTCAAGAGGAACGTCGTTGGGCTTTGTGACGTACCCACCGGCAGGGAAGGGCGGCCATCCAAGGCATTCACCTTGGAGCAAGCAGAGGCAGTGCTGAAGGCAGCCGGGAAATCACGGCTGCACGCCTACATCGTGTTGTCGATCCTGATCGGGGCGCGCACTGAGGAACTTCGTGCGTTGACCTGGGATCTGGTCGACCTTGATGGTTCGCAAACCGCCGAGCCGCCCGTACCTCGGTCGATCGCGGTGTGGCGCTCAGTCCGTGCCAAGGGTGAGACGAAGACCAAGAAGTCGCGTCGGACGCTCGCCATGCCGATGCGCTGTGTTGTCGCCTTGCGAGCTCACCGCCTTCGGCAGCGACGGGACAAACAGCTTGCCGGGGAAAGATGGCAGGAGCACAACCTCGTGTTCGCCTCGCTGGCTGGGACTCCGCTCGACGCCCACAACGTTCGGCGGGCATTCCGGAAGGTCATCAGGGAAGCCGACTGCGGGTTGACCCCAACGGACTGGACACCTCGCGAGATGCGGCACAGCTTCGTGTCCCTGCTGTCGGACTCCGGAGTCAGGGTCGAGGACATCGCCCGCCTGGTCGGCCACAGCGGTACGACCGTGACCGAGACCGTCTACAGGAAGCAGATCAGACCGGTGATCATCGAAGGTGCGCAGGCCATGGATCAGATCTTCGCGCGATCGAATCGAGAGTCACAATCACGCAGTTAG
- a CDS encoding peroxiredoxin, producing MTVEVGAQAPGFTLPDFNNEKVSLADFGGEKNVLLVFYPFAFSGICQGELCQVRDDLGEFQNDKVQVLGVSVDSPFALKAWAEKEGYTFPLLSDFWPHGEIAKAYGVFNEAAGMANRGTFLIDTEGKVRFAEVNQPGEARDQDVWKKALAELVA from the coding sequence ATGACGGTCGAGGTCGGTGCGCAGGCGCCGGGCTTCACGCTGCCGGACTTCAACAACGAGAAGGTCTCGCTGGCCGACTTCGGCGGTGAGAAGAACGTGCTGCTGGTCTTCTACCCGTTCGCGTTCAGCGGCATCTGCCAGGGCGAGCTGTGCCAGGTCCGGGACGACCTCGGCGAGTTCCAGAACGACAAGGTTCAGGTCCTCGGCGTCTCGGTTGACTCCCCGTTCGCGCTCAAGGCCTGGGCGGAGAAGGAGGGCTACACCTTCCCGCTGCTGTCGGACTTCTGGCCGCATGGCGAGATCGCGAAGGCCTATGGCGTGTTCAACGAGGCGGCCGGGATGGCCAACCGCGGTACGTTCCTGATCGACACCGAGGGCAAGGTCCGCTTCGCCGAGGTGAACCAGCCGGGCGAGGCCCGCGACCAGGACGTCTGGAAGAAGGCGCTGGCCGAGCTCGTGGCGTGA
- a CDS encoding DUF3052 domain-containing protein translates to MVAAGDAGKGEADVAERLDIEPEMVIQELGWDEDVDDDARAAIEERCGSELLDEDADEVVDVVLLWWREDDGDLTDTLLDAMTPLSDDGVIWVLTPKTGREGYVEPADIAEAASTANLAQTANVSLGEGWMGTRLAYRRAKARR, encoded by the coding sequence GTGGTCGCCGCGGGAGACGCCGGTAAAGGCGAAGCCGACGTCGCCGAGAGGCTCGACATCGAGCCCGAGATGGTTATCCAGGAGCTCGGCTGGGACGAGGACGTCGATGATGACGCCCGTGCCGCGATCGAGGAGCGCTGTGGAAGCGAGCTGCTCGACGAAGATGCCGACGAAGTGGTCGATGTCGTGCTGCTTTGGTGGCGCGAAGATGATGGCGACCTGACAGACACGCTTCTCGATGCCATGACGCCACTGTCCGACGATGGGGTCATCTGGGTGCTGACCCCGAAGACCGGCCGGGAGGGCTACGTCGAGCCGGCCGACATCGCAGAGGCGGCATCGACGGCGAACCTCGCCCAAACGGCGAACGTCAGCCTTGGCGAGGGCTGGATGGGCACCAGGTTGGCCTACCGCAGGGCGAAAGCCCGGCGCTGA
- the aceE gene encoding pyruvate dehydrogenase (acetyl-transferring), homodimeric type, which yields MSPLNNDDAAVPAQRVRVIRDGLASHLPDIDPQETEEWLQSFDSVLSANGQQRARYLMLRLLQRARESGVGVPSLTSTDYVNSIPTEKEPWFPGDEETERRYRAWMRWNAAMMVHRAQRPGIGVGGHISSFASSASLYEVGFNWFFRGKDHPGGGDHLYIQGHASPGIYARAFLEGRLSADQLDGFRQEYSHAGPGGGLPSYPHPRLMPAFWEFPTVSMGLGPMNAIFQARFNRYLHDRGIKDTSQQRVWAFLGDGEMNEPESRGLLQVAANDGLDNLTFVINCNLQQLDGPVRGNGKIIQELESFFRGAGWNVIKVIWGREWDALLHADRDGALVNLMNTTPDGDYQTYKANDGAFVREHFFGRDPRTKEMVKHLTDDQIWGLRRGGHDYRKVYAAYKAATEHHGQPTVILAKTIKGYGLGPHFEGRNATHQMKKLTLDDLKLFRDSLRIPISDQELDPYLPPYYHPGQESPEIQYLHERRRQLGGYLPERRAKAKPLVLPCDKVYEVIRRGSGKQEVATTMAFVRLIKDLAKDREIGPRIVPIIPDEARTFGMDSMFPSQKIYNPLGQLYTPVDYQLMLAYRESEQGQILHEGINEAGSASSFTAAGTSYATHGEPMIPVYIFYSMFGFQRTGDSFWAAADQMARGFVLGATAGRTTLTGEGLQHADGHSQLLAATNPAVVAYDPAWAFEVAHIVKDGLRRMFGEDAENVFYYLTVYNEPYQQPAEPEDLDVDGLLRGLYRYQTAPGGSGPRAQILSSGVIMPLALKAQRILAEEWGVQADVWSATSWSQLRREAEAADRHNLLHPEAEPQVPHVTRVLSQADGPVVAVSDWMRAVPDLIRPWVPGDMISLGADGFGFSDTRPAARRVFLVDAESTVVATLAALARTGQVDKSTVVEATRRYRLDDVQAAGPQTSDPGVA from the coding sequence TTGTCCCCGCTCAACAACGACGACGCCGCCGTCCCCGCCCAACGGGTGCGGGTCATCCGGGACGGTCTCGCCTCCCACTTGCCGGACATCGACCCGCAGGAGACCGAGGAGTGGCTGCAGTCCTTCGACTCGGTGCTGTCGGCCAACGGGCAGCAGCGTGCCCGGTACCTGATGCTGCGGCTCCTCCAGCGCGCCCGCGAGAGCGGCGTCGGTGTGCCGTCGCTGACCAGCACGGACTACGTCAACTCCATCCCCACCGAGAAGGAGCCATGGTTCCCCGGCGACGAGGAGACCGAACGCCGCTACCGCGCCTGGATGCGGTGGAATGCGGCGATGATGGTGCACCGCGCGCAGCGACCAGGCATCGGCGTCGGCGGCCACATCTCGTCCTTCGCGTCCTCCGCCAGCCTCTACGAGGTCGGCTTCAACTGGTTCTTCCGCGGCAAGGACCACCCGGGCGGCGGTGACCACCTCTACATCCAGGGCCACGCCTCCCCCGGCATCTACGCCCGCGCGTTCCTGGAGGGCCGGTTGTCCGCCGACCAGCTCGACGGGTTCCGCCAGGAATACTCGCACGCCGGTCCGGGCGGCGGCCTGCCGTCCTACCCGCACCCGCGGCTGATGCCGGCCTTCTGGGAGTTCCCCACGGTCTCCATGGGGCTGGGGCCGATGAACGCGATCTTCCAGGCGCGATTCAACCGCTACCTGCACGATCGCGGCATCAAGGACACCAGCCAGCAGCGCGTGTGGGCGTTCCTCGGCGACGGTGAGATGAACGAACCCGAATCGCGCGGGCTGCTGCAGGTCGCGGCCAACGACGGGCTGGACAACCTCACCTTCGTGATCAACTGCAACCTGCAGCAGCTCGACGGACCGGTCCGCGGCAACGGCAAGATCATCCAGGAGCTGGAGTCGTTCTTCCGCGGCGCCGGCTGGAACGTGATCAAGGTGATCTGGGGCCGCGAGTGGGACGCGCTGCTGCACGCCGACCGCGACGGCGCCCTGGTGAACCTGATGAACACCACCCCTGACGGCGACTACCAGACCTACAAGGCCAACGACGGGGCCTTCGTCCGGGAGCACTTCTTCGGCCGCGACCCGCGCACCAAGGAGATGGTCAAGCACCTCACCGACGACCAGATCTGGGGTCTGCGCCGCGGCGGCCACGACTACCGCAAGGTCTACGCGGCCTACAAAGCGGCCACCGAGCACCACGGCCAGCCGACCGTTATCCTCGCCAAGACGATCAAGGGCTACGGCCTCGGGCCGCACTTCGAGGGCCGCAACGCCACCCACCAGATGAAGAAGCTGACCCTGGACGACCTGAAGCTGTTCCGGGACAGCCTGCGGATCCCGATCAGCGACCAGGAGCTCGACCCCTACCTGCCGCCGTACTACCACCCCGGTCAGGAGTCGCCGGAGATCCAGTACCTGCACGAACGGCGCCGCCAGCTGGGCGGCTACCTGCCGGAGCGGAGGGCGAAGGCGAAGCCGCTGGTGCTGCCCTGCGACAAGGTCTACGAGGTGATCCGGCGCGGCTCCGGCAAGCAGGAGGTCGCCACCACGATGGCGTTCGTCCGACTGATCAAGGACCTCGCCAAGGACCGCGAGATCGGGCCGCGGATCGTGCCGATCATCCCGGACGAGGCCCGCACGTTCGGCATGGACTCGATGTTCCCGTCGCAGAAGATCTACAACCCGCTCGGCCAGCTCTACACGCCGGTGGACTACCAGCTGATGCTGGCCTACCGGGAGAGCGAGCAGGGCCAGATCCTGCACGAGGGCATCAACGAGGCCGGGTCGGCCTCGTCGTTCACCGCGGCGGGCACCAGCTACGCCACGCATGGCGAGCCGATGATCCCGGTCTACATCTTCTACTCGATGTTCGGCTTCCAGCGCACCGGCGACAGCTTCTGGGCCGCGGCGGACCAGATGGCCCGCGGGTTCGTGCTCGGCGCGACCGCCGGGCGGACCACGTTGACCGGTGAGGGCCTGCAGCACGCCGACGGCCACTCGCAGCTGCTCGCCGCGACGAACCCGGCGGTGGTCGCCTACGACCCGGCGTGGGCGTTCGAGGTGGCGCACATCGTCAAGGACGGCCTGCGGCGGATGTTCGGCGAGGACGCCGAGAACGTCTTCTACTACCTGACCGTCTACAACGAGCCGTACCAGCAGCCGGCCGAACCGGAGGACCTGGACGTCGACGGGCTGCTGCGCGGCCTCTACCGATACCAGACCGCGCCGGGCGGTTCCGGGCCGCGAGCGCAGATCCTCTCCTCGGGCGTGATCATGCCGCTGGCCTTGAAGGCTCAGCGGATACTGGCCGAGGAGTGGGGCGTGCAGGCCGACGTGTGGTCGGCGACGTCCTGGTCGCAGCTGCGGCGCGAAGCGGAGGCCGCCGATCGGCACAACCTGCTGCACCCGGAGGCCGAGCCGCAGGTGCCGCACGTGACTCGGGTGCTGTCGCAGGCCGACGGCCCGGTGGTCGCGGTCAGCGACTGGATGCGCGCGGTACCGGACCTGATCCGGCCGTGGGTGCCCGGCGACATGATCAGCCTCGGCGCCGACGGGTTCGGGTTCTCCGACACCCGACCGGCCGCGCGGCGGGTATTCCTGGTCGACGCGGAGTCCACAGTGGTCGCGACGCTGGCCGCGCTGGCCCGCACCGGCCAGGTGGACAAGTCCACGGTGGTCGAGGCGACCCGCCGCTACCGCCTGGACGACGTCCAGGCCGCCGGCCCGCAGACCTCGGACCCCGGCGTGGCCTGA
- a CDS encoding transposase family protein, with translation MKTQSSPAEGTEPIVYQAQLPVSRATIDYLASLITTHCRKIRSRWRKVTPGTQAIIVLAVLRHDQRLLDMAGGNRVSASTIRRWVLEVIDLLAARAPRLDRVLSKVARGGGEVVLLDGTLVRTQRRTGKNNRRNYSGKHKAHGLLFLALTDHKGNLLWFSAAKPGRASEVTTARHNNITTALRDAELGAMCDLGFTGLEDDPDEPVIIIGRRAARAHPLTDAQKQANQLVARERATCEHGFADLKNWRILTRLRMHAANATRLLRALLVLTNLEITR, from the coding sequence GTGAAAACCCAATCCAGCCCCGCCGAGGGCACCGAACCCATTGTGTACCAAGCCCAACTTCCCGTGTCGAGGGCCACGATCGACTACCTCGCCTCGCTGATCACCACGCACTGCAGGAAAATCCGCTCTCGCTGGCGCAAGGTGACCCCTGGTACGCAGGCGATCATCGTGCTCGCGGTGCTGCGTCACGACCAGCGGCTGCTGGACATGGCCGGCGGCAACAGGGTGTCGGCCTCGACGATCCGCCGCTGGGTGCTGGAGGTCATCGACCTGCTGGCCGCCCGTGCCCCGCGCCTGGACCGCGTCCTGAGCAAAGTGGCCCGCGGCGGGGGTGAGGTCGTGCTGCTGGATGGCACCCTGGTGCGCACCCAGCGCCGCACCGGCAAGAACAACCGGCGCAACTACAGCGGCAAACACAAAGCCCACGGCCTGCTGTTTCTCGCCCTCACCGACCACAAAGGCAACCTGTTGTGGTTCTCTGCGGCCAAACCAGGGCGGGCCTCGGAAGTCACCACCGCCCGCCACAACAACATCACCACCGCACTCCGGGACGCCGAACTCGGCGCGATGTGCGACCTCGGATTCACCGGACTGGAAGACGACCCCGACGAACCCGTGATCATCATCGGCCGCCGCGCCGCCCGCGCCCACCCGCTCACCGACGCCCAGAAACAAGCCAACCAACTCGTTGCCCGCGAACGCGCCACCTGCGAACACGGCTTCGCCGACCTCAAAAACTGGCGCATCCTCACCCGCCTACGCATGCACGCAGCCAACGCCACCCGCCTACTACGGGCCCTGCTGGTGCTGACCAACCTCGAAATCACCCGCTGA
- the pnuC gene encoding nicotinamide riboside transporter PnuC, producing MQAIAEWVLGNGFTVLGQKISWAELVGQLCALAVVFLAQRRTLATWPVQVAATVLLFAVYASAHLGGLAIRQVVILLISVYGWWAWNRRSDPVYGVVVRKARGVERLALIAALALGTAAFALLLSALDASWAPWPDAYIFIGTLVAFWAQGRGLVEFWLVWLAVDAVGVPLQIASGLYFSAAIYVVFAALVIHGWWSWNRTARAQRTRENAPVGS from the coding sequence GTGCAGGCAATCGCGGAGTGGGTGCTCGGCAACGGATTCACCGTGCTGGGCCAGAAGATCTCCTGGGCCGAACTGGTCGGGCAGCTGTGCGCGCTCGCCGTGGTCTTCCTAGCGCAACGCAGAACCCTGGCGACCTGGCCGGTGCAGGTGGCCGCGACGGTGCTGCTCTTCGCCGTCTACGCCTCCGCCCACCTGGGCGGGCTGGCCATCCGGCAGGTGGTGATCTTGCTGATCTCCGTCTACGGCTGGTGGGCCTGGAACCGGCGCAGCGATCCGGTCTACGGCGTGGTGGTGCGCAAGGCCCGCGGCGTGGAACGGCTCGCGCTGATCGCCGCGCTGGCGCTGGGCACCGCCGCGTTCGCGCTGCTGCTGTCCGCGCTGGACGCCTCGTGGGCCCCGTGGCCGGACGCCTACATCTTCATCGGCACCCTGGTCGCGTTCTGGGCGCAGGGCCGGGGACTGGTCGAGTTCTGGCTGGTCTGGCTGGCCGTCGACGCGGTCGGCGTGCCGCTGCAGATCGCTTCGGGGCTGTACTTCAGCGCGGCGATCTACGTGGTCTTCGCGGCACTGGTCATCCACGGCTGGTGGAGCTGGAACCGCACGGCGCGCGCGCAGCGCACCCGAGAAAACGCCCCGGTCGGCAGCTGA
- a CDS encoding DUF3263 domain-containing protein, with the protein MNDTDRAILAFELELWHYQGNKERVIQERFGFSPNRYYQRLNRLLDEPEALQQQPALVKRLQNRRDQRAQRRTARDR; encoded by the coding sequence ATGAACGACACCGACCGCGCCATCCTCGCTTTCGAGCTGGAGCTCTGGCATTACCAGGGCAACAAGGAACGGGTCATCCAGGAGCGCTTCGGCTTCTCCCCGAACCGCTACTACCAGCGGCTGAACCGCCTGCTGGACGAACCCGAAGCGCTGCAGCAGCAACCGGCCCTGGTCAAGCGCCTCCAGAACCGGCGCGACCAACGGGCCCAGCGCCGCACCGCCAGGGATCGCTGA
- a CDS encoding peptidoglycan recognition protein family protein — protein MALPLVWLADVLRAAGLTVVETDGWRDRTATSGPQPAPVGVLEHHTATPASYENPAPSVQLCIDGRPDLAGPLCHAVIGFDGVVHLIAAGRANHAGKAKASGPNPEGDGNTLYVGFEWDYQGVNQGPSPEQYRVALKATTAVLNHLGRPTDAARGHKETSVTGKIDPGHVDMDRFRAELGKKDQEDVMTPEQDAILRRLERELLGPRGPKGEIQGWQTEVGPRTIVAMLVDLVNEVVAKQQPAVPAQGPGPNADVIKAAFQALPPDQAAPLLAELVRIQQARQLTAEQYAQRPQS, from the coding sequence GTGGCTTTGCCTCTCGTCTGGCTAGCGGACGTGTTGCGCGCGGCCGGGTTGACCGTGGTCGAGACCGACGGTTGGCGGGACCGGACCGCGACGTCGGGACCGCAGCCCGCACCGGTAGGCGTGCTGGAGCACCACACCGCGACCCCAGCGTCCTACGAGAACCCCGCGCCGAGCGTGCAGTTGTGTATCGACGGCCGACCCGACCTGGCGGGACCGCTGTGCCACGCGGTGATCGGCTTCGACGGCGTCGTGCACCTGATCGCCGCCGGGCGGGCCAACCACGCCGGGAAGGCGAAGGCCTCCGGGCCGAACCCGGAGGGCGACGGAAACACCCTTTACGTCGGGTTCGAATGGGACTACCAGGGCGTGAACCAGGGGCCCAGCCCGGAGCAGTACCGGGTGGCGCTGAAGGCGACCACCGCGGTGCTCAACCACCTCGGGCGCCCGACGGACGCCGCGCGCGGCCACAAGGAGACCAGCGTCACCGGCAAGATCGACCCCGGTCACGTGGACATGGACCGGTTCCGTGCCGAACTCGGGAAGAAGGACCAGGAGGACGTGATGACTCCGGAGCAGGACGCGATTCTGCGGCGCCTGGAACGCGAACTGCTCGGCCCCCGCGGGCCGAAGGGCGAGATCCAGGGCTGGCAGACCGAGGTCGGCCCGCGCACGATCGTCGCGATGCTCGTCGACCTGGTCAACGAGGTGGTGGCGAAGCAGCAGCCGGCCGTTCCCGCGCAGGGGCCGGGCCCCAACGCGGACGTGATCAAGGCGGCGTTCCAGGCCCTGCCGCCGGACCAGGCAGCGCCGCTGCTGGCGGAACTGGTCCGCATCCAGCAAGCCCGCCAGCTCACCGCCGAGCAGTACGCCCAACGCCCCCAGTCGTAG